A region of Lacinutrix sp. Hel_I_90 DNA encodes the following proteins:
- a CDS encoding cytochrome P450, with amino-acid sequence MKREIPEVSLLQFIKHSLEILKNPLPFHHKNFTRKGDIFKLNVGFNTKIFFCRDAAFAQYVLQKNQKNYVKSKIQTEDLVKYVGEGLLTSEGEKWKKQRKMMQPAFHKKQLENLLSGMQDTIALEYKKIAPEKTIDIFPVLNDLAFQTVVKSLFTTAASAEDMERLQFITEANQRMLVRELRQPYLGWWFKISGTLDHYLKLSQEARDILKRIVNARKTSGKRYDDLLDMLLETRYDDGKGMTEEQLIDEILIIFTAGHETTSNALTFTFQLLAKHPEWQDKIVAEHLKIKSEGTNLMTLVSTSKVCQQVLEEAMRLYPPAYFIDRVNVEADDFNGMAFEPGCNLLFSVYEMHRHPELWEQPDAFKPERFVDGGIPYSAQYFPFGAGPRKCIGNNFAMFEMIIAVTELVNTYKIHPKFDAIEITPLITLKPKNAFLSFEKRVS; translated from the coding sequence AATGTAGGCTTTAATACGAAAATTTTCTTTTGTCGTGATGCCGCATTCGCCCAATATGTCCTCCAGAAAAACCAAAAAAATTACGTCAAGTCTAAAATACAAACCGAGGATCTGGTAAAATATGTTGGCGAAGGATTGCTAACATCAGAAGGTGAAAAATGGAAAAAGCAACGTAAGATGATGCAGCCTGCTTTTCATAAGAAGCAACTTGAAAACCTGTTAAGCGGTATGCAGGACACTATAGCGCTGGAATACAAAAAAATAGCGCCTGAAAAAACCATAGATATTTTTCCGGTTCTCAATGATTTAGCCTTTCAAACCGTTGTAAAATCATTGTTTACCACTGCGGCCAGTGCTGAAGATATGGAACGCCTTCAGTTTATTACAGAGGCCAATCAACGTATGTTAGTGCGCGAATTACGTCAGCCCTATCTGGGGTGGTGGTTTAAAATAAGCGGAACTTTAGATCACTATTTAAAACTATCTCAAGAGGCGCGAGACATTTTAAAACGGATTGTAAACGCGCGTAAAACTTCTGGCAAGCGTTATGATGATTTGTTGGACATGTTACTCGAAACAAGGTATGATGACGGTAAAGGCATGACCGAAGAACAGCTCATAGATGAAATTCTCATTATCTTTACGGCAGGCCACGAAACGACCTCCAATGCATTAACTTTTACCTTTCAGTTGTTGGCAAAACATCCAGAATGGCAAGATAAAATAGTAGCTGAACATTTAAAAATAAAGTCGGAAGGTACTAATCTTATGACACTTGTTTCTACGTCTAAAGTGTGTCAACAAGTTTTAGAAGAGGCCATGCGATTGTATCCGCCAGCCTATTTTATAGACCGTGTGAATGTAGAAGCCGATGATTTTAATGGAATGGCATTTGAGCCTGGTTGTAATTTATTGTTTTCGGTTTATGAAATGCACCGCCACCCTGAGTTGTGGGAGCAGCCAGACGCTTTCAAACCAGAACGGTTTGTAGACGGTGGTATCCCTTATTCGGCACAATATTTTCCCTTTGGTGCTGGACCACGTAAATGTATCGGCAATAATTTTGCAATGTTTGAAATGATTATAGCCGTCACAGAATTGGTAAATACCTATAAAATTCATCCCAAATTTGATGCCATAGAAATTACACCTTTAATTACTTTAAAGCCTAAAAACGCATTTTTAAGTTTTGAAAAGCGCGTATCATGA